In a genomic window of Spirosoma agri:
- a CDS encoding endonuclease/exonuclease/phosphatase family protein, whose product MNVGFQIRRFTTFFFRSLFWSLNLLLALYTLLSYWLLYSLPSQHWSAGMVMISIPIVWLFNLVCLVLWLFTRPWRSWLSGVVLLIGVVLFGQRTFVWNSPRNTPGGGTSVKVFSYNVQSFGLDNDWARVHSSPKVRRIVNYALRYDAPVKCFQEFHTSTANPDYDVVRRFRQAGYSYSALLHPELASVTDGSVGVAIFSIYPIIHSGREVFSRGNGLVWANIKVGQDTIRVINVHLQSMGIRVGKVFKQDKLTGVRHETRGVLSALRYGFIERREQVKRVERHIRESEFPVIITGDHNDTPYSVVYEEMRRVLPNSFEDAGRGFGFTYNRLPGYIRIDHQFHDPKLPPLNFETINYVSYSDHYPIAGTYLIGGARKKK is encoded by the coding sequence ATGAATGTAGGCTTCCAGATCAGGCGCTTCACTACTTTTTTCTTTCGTTCTTTATTTTGGTCGCTGAATTTACTGCTCGCTTTATATACGCTGTTAAGCTACTGGCTATTATATAGTTTGCCCAGTCAGCATTGGTCGGCGGGTATGGTAATGATCTCGATCCCGATTGTCTGGTTGTTCAACCTAGTGTGCCTGGTCCTGTGGCTTTTTACGCGTCCTTGGCGGAGCTGGCTGTCGGGGGTAGTGCTTCTTATTGGCGTTGTGCTATTTGGCCAGCGTACGTTCGTCTGGAATTCACCCAGAAATACACCGGGAGGTGGTACATCCGTAAAAGTGTTTAGTTACAATGTTCAATCGTTTGGACTGGACAATGACTGGGCGCGGGTTCACAGCTCGCCTAAAGTTCGGCGCATCGTTAATTACGCACTTCGCTACGATGCGCCCGTAAAATGCTTTCAGGAATTTCATACGTCAACGGCGAATCCCGATTATGACGTAGTTCGGCGATTTCGGCAGGCAGGCTACAGCTATTCTGCGCTGCTGCATCCCGAACTGGCCAGTGTTACGGATGGTAGCGTTGGTGTCGCTATTTTTTCGATCTACCCAATCATTCACTCGGGTAGGGAGGTATTCAGTCGGGGGAATGGCTTGGTTTGGGCCAACATAAAAGTCGGACAGGACACAATCCGAGTCATTAACGTCCATCTACAATCGATGGGCATCCGGGTTGGAAAAGTATTCAAGCAGGATAAATTAACGGGTGTTCGGCACGAGACGAGAGGTGTGCTGAGTGCGTTGCGGTACGGATTTATTGAACGCCGTGAACAGGTCAAGCGGGTGGAGCGGCACATTCGCGAAAGCGAGTTTCCAGTCATTATCACAGGCGATCATAACGACACACCGTACAGTGTTGTCTACGAAGAAATGCGCCGGGTACTGCCGAACAGTTTTGAGGATGCCGGACGCGGCTTCGGCTTCACGTATAACCGCTTACCAGGCTACATTCGCATCGATCATCAGTTCCATGATCCGAAATTGCCACCCCTCAATTTCGAGACAATCAATTACGTCAGTTATTCCGACCATTATCCAATTGCCGGCACGTATCTAATTGGTGGTGCAAGGAAGAAAAAATAA
- a CDS encoding molybdenum cofactor biosynthesis protein MoaE, protein MITLTTDPIDVTAALQYLQSEQAGALDLFLGVVRDNTQDRPVDRLEYEAYDRMAISEMQKIADQAHERWPILRYAIIHRKGVLGTGEIAVLIGVATAHRADAFEACRYIIDTIKQTVPIWKKEVFTDGEVWVNAHP, encoded by the coding sequence ATGATTACGCTTACCACCGATCCCATTGATGTTACGGCGGCACTTCAATACCTTCAATCTGAACAGGCGGGAGCACTTGACCTCTTTCTGGGTGTCGTGCGTGACAATACGCAGGATCGTCCCGTCGATCGACTTGAGTATGAAGCCTACGATCGAATGGCGATCAGCGAAATGCAGAAAATTGCCGATCAGGCCCACGAACGGTGGCCTATTCTTCGGTATGCGATCATTCACCGAAAGGGCGTACTGGGTACGGGCGAAATTGCAGTACTGATTGGTGTGGCCACAGCCCACCGCGCTGATGCGTTCGAGGCCTGTCGCTACATCATCGATACCATCAAACAGACGGTCCCTATCTGGAAAAAAGAAGTATTTACGGATGGCGAAGTGTGGGTAAATGCCCATCCATAA
- a CDS encoding MoaD/ThiS family protein produces the protein MNTPVSVLLFGITRDLTGQSALSVPVGEGARVCDLLDQLYQAYPPLAGIKSLLVAVNGEYAETDQVLGSKDEIALIPPVSGG, from the coding sequence ATGAACACCCCCGTCTCAGTACTTCTTTTTGGCATCACTCGCGACCTTACGGGTCAATCGGCACTATCGGTACCGGTTGGCGAAGGCGCTCGTGTTTGCGATCTGCTCGACCAGCTGTATCAGGCCTATCCCCCACTAGCTGGCATCAAATCACTTTTAGTGGCGGTCAATGGTGAATATGCCGAAACCGACCAAGTGCTTGGCAGTAAAGATGAAATTGCTCTGATTCCTCCCGTTAGTGGTGGTTAA
- a CDS encoding S1C family serine protease codes for MDINDERDVENTLVAYGERSRLQQKLAAIHADLDMNAVRDEAGLYQQSGKVRSLWNTYRTTLAVAASVAVITTFGSIFLYRSYQQGHRQQEQQYSLLSKEIQAVKSSQRKLLSDLNGRGRSLFVNPAQVSGSGFMLTADGYMVTNNHIVRDADSVYVQSPTGEVYKARVVHADQTYDLAFLQLCDDSAFRTLTPLPYSFDEQQSDLGERVYTLGYPREEIVYGEGYLSSGTGYGGDTTAYQVAIGVNPGNSGGPLLDEKGNVIGIISGKQTTSEGVSFAVKTNYLLKALNNIPTDSLKGLPLRLNRKNTLAHLPRKLQIKRMQAYVYQVKVFKHKE; via the coding sequence ATGGATATTAATGACGAAAGAGACGTTGAGAACACCTTAGTAGCGTATGGTGAACGCAGCCGGCTTCAGCAGAAACTGGCGGCTATCCATGCCGATCTTGACATGAACGCCGTGCGTGATGAGGCTGGTCTATATCAGCAATCAGGTAAGGTCCGTTCGCTCTGGAATACCTACCGTACTACGCTGGCAGTTGCAGCCTCCGTTGCCGTTATTACCACATTCGGGTCAATTTTCCTGTACCGTTCCTACCAGCAGGGCCACCGGCAGCAGGAACAGCAATATAGCCTGTTAAGCAAAGAAATTCAGGCGGTTAAATCATCACAGCGAAAATTGCTCAGTGATCTTAACGGTCGTGGGCGCTCCCTTTTTGTAAATCCCGCGCAGGTGTCAGGTTCCGGATTTATGCTGACGGCTGATGGGTATATGGTTACCAACAATCATATTGTTCGGGATGCCGATTCGGTATATGTACAAAGCCCAACCGGTGAAGTTTACAAGGCGCGGGTTGTTCATGCCGACCAGACGTATGACCTGGCTTTTTTGCAACTTTGCGACGATAGCGCCTTTCGTACGCTGACGCCCCTCCCCTATAGTTTCGACGAGCAACAGTCCGATTTAGGTGAGCGGGTTTATACACTCGGTTACCCACGGGAAGAGATTGTCTACGGTGAAGGTTATCTCAGTTCCGGGACCGGCTACGGTGGCGACACAACCGCCTATCAGGTAGCAATTGGTGTGAATCCCGGTAACTCGGGTGGACCATTGCTGGACGAAAAAGGTAACGTAATTGGCATAATCAGCGGTAAGCAAACTACATCGGAAGGGGTAAGTTTCGCTGTAAAAACGAATTACCTGCTAAAAGCCCTCAACAATATTCCCACCGACTCATTGAAAGGCCTGCCGTTGCGACTGAATCGAAAAAATACCCTGGCTCATCTGCCGCGTAAGCTGCAAATCAAACGGATGCAGGCGTATGTTTACCAGGTAAAAGTTTTCAAGCATAAAGAGTAA
- a CDS encoding RNA polymerase sigma factor, producing the protein MKESRRAVLTDDELLAGLATGSDDALNQLYRRYFPMVLHFITTNNGNEDDAKDIYQETIVIVYEKAQSGSLELHCQLKTYLYSVSRRLWLKQLAQRNRYMVRDIEAPVADDFAGQQLDSDLTEHEERDRQFDLMADSLDRLGEPCRTLLDDFYIQHLSMQAITDKFGYTNTDNAKTQKYKCLMRLKRLFFSEYKPT; encoded by the coding sequence ATGAAGGAAAGTAGGCGGGCCGTATTGACTGATGATGAATTACTGGCGGGCCTGGCCACTGGTTCCGACGATGCGCTGAACCAACTGTACCGACGGTATTTTCCAATGGTATTGCATTTCATTACCACTAACAACGGGAATGAAGACGACGCCAAAGATATTTATCAGGAGACCATCGTCATCGTGTATGAGAAGGCGCAAAGCGGTTCACTGGAACTGCACTGTCAGCTAAAAACATACTTGTATTCTGTTAGCCGGCGACTTTGGCTGAAGCAGTTAGCGCAACGAAATCGGTACATGGTACGCGATATTGAAGCACCCGTTGCTGATGACTTTGCCGGCCAGCAGCTTGATTCTGATCTGACCGAACACGAAGAGCGAGACCGGCAGTTTGATCTGATGGCCGACTCACTCGATCGACTTGGCGAACCCTGTCGGACACTGCTGGACGATTTTTACATTCAGCATCTGAGCATGCAGGCGATAACCGACAAGTTTGGCTATACGAATACCGACAACGCGAAAACGCAGAAATACAAGTGCCTTATGCGATTGAAGCGATTGTTTTTTTCTGAGTATAAACCAACCTAA
- a CDS encoding RagB/SusD family nutrient uptake outer membrane protein, giving the protein MKKTIIKGVTVTAMLTLVTFACKDKFLDVPATGQLALSQTTSKAGLEALLLSSYAQLNGRGFSRATSSYNWVRGSVSGGEANKGSNSGDGGGNTNFNTFQRYEILPTNGDINDKWRGMYEGISRANAAIRALASAGSDVTSSDKTRITAEARFLRAHYHFELKRSFNMVPYIDETLDYGSGIEKVTNATDIWSKIETDFKYAVDNLPATQGAVGRANKWAATAYLAKTYLYQKKYSDAKTLFDQVIASGTTSDGKKYGLVTNYTDLFNAAKDNSQESIFAIQAAVNTGDVSNSAQELDLNFPYNTGSNGPAGCCGFFAPSFELANSFRVSSTGLPLLDGSYNSGSNQLKNDQGIASKADFTPDSGPVDPRLDWSIGRRGIPYLDWQVHPGLDWIRDQSYAGPFSPKKFIFYRAQDKSLTDGSSWTDGYSAINYNIIRYADVLLMAAEAEIEVGSLEVARTYINQIRTRAANADTWVKGSDGKNAANYVISNYTTAFASKDAARTAVQFERKLELSGEGHRFYDLVRWGNAATVLNAFLAYESVKLPTGYAGAKFTANKDEYFPIPQTQIDYQGKDILKQNPGY; this is encoded by the coding sequence ATGAAAAAGACCATTATAAAGGGTGTAACGGTAACGGCAATGCTTACGCTGGTTACGTTTGCCTGTAAAGACAAGTTTCTAGATGTACCGGCTACTGGTCAGCTGGCCCTGAGCCAGACCACATCAAAAGCTGGACTCGAGGCACTGTTGCTCTCTTCCTACGCTCAATTGAATGGACGGGGATTCTCCAGAGCTACCAGCTCCTACAACTGGGTGCGGGGTAGCGTTTCAGGGGGGGAAGCCAACAAAGGTTCGAACTCCGGTGATGGTGGCGGTAACACCAACTTCAATACCTTTCAGCGTTACGAAATATTACCAACAAATGGTGATATCAATGACAAATGGCGGGGTATGTATGAAGGGATCAGCCGGGCCAATGCAGCCATTCGCGCGCTTGCTTCTGCCGGTTCTGACGTTACCTCATCCGACAAGACACGTATAACGGCGGAAGCTCGTTTTCTGCGGGCTCACTACCATTTTGAATTGAAGCGCTCGTTCAACATGGTTCCGTATATAGACGAGACGCTTGATTACGGATCAGGCATTGAGAAGGTTACGAACGCTACGGACATCTGGTCAAAAATTGAAACTGACTTTAAATATGCCGTTGATAACCTCCCCGCTACGCAGGGTGCAGTAGGCCGGGCCAATAAATGGGCAGCGACAGCTTACCTGGCTAAGACCTATCTCTATCAGAAGAAGTACTCAGACGCGAAAACTCTGTTTGACCAGGTTATTGCCAGCGGTACAACATCGGATGGTAAGAAGTATGGTTTAGTAACGAACTACACGGATCTGTTCAATGCGGCCAAAGACAATAGCCAGGAGTCTATTTTCGCGATTCAGGCCGCCGTTAACACGGGTGACGTTAGCAACTCAGCGCAGGAATTGGACCTGAACTTTCCTTACAACACGGGATCGAATGGTCCTGCCGGTTGCTGCGGATTTTTCGCACCTAGCTTTGAGCTAGCGAACTCATTCCGGGTTAGTTCTACGGGTTTACCTTTATTGGATGGTTCGTATAATTCAGGCTCCAACCAGTTGAAAAACGATCAGGGTATTGCCTCAAAAGCAGACTTCACGCCTGATTCCGGACCAGTTGACCCACGTTTGGATTGGTCGATAGGCCGTCGGGGAATTCCTTATCTGGATTGGCAGGTTCACCCAGGTCTTGACTGGATTCGTGACCAAAGTTATGCAGGTCCGTTTTCACCCAAGAAGTTCATCTTCTATCGTGCGCAGGATAAGAGCCTAACGGATGGTAGTTCCTGGACAGATGGGTATTCGGCTATCAATTACAACATTATTCGCTATGCCGATGTGTTGCTGATGGCAGCTGAAGCCGAAATCGAAGTGGGTAGTTTGGAAGTGGCTCGTACCTACATTAATCAGATCAGAACCCGGGCTGCCAATGCAGACACGTGGGTAAAAGGGTCTGATGGCAAAAATGCTGCGAATTATGTGATCAGCAACTATACAACTGCGTTTGCTAGTAAAGACGCAGCTCGTACGGCTGTTCAGTTCGAACGTAAACTGGAGTTATCCGGCGAAGGTCACCGCTTCTACGATCTCGTTCGTTGGGGTAATGCAGCAACGGTATTGAATGCCTTCCTGGCCTACGAGAGCGTGAAGCTACCGACGGGTTACGCAGGGGCTAAATTCACCGCGAATAAGGATGAGTATTTCCCGATTCCGCAAACGCAGATTGATTACCAGGGTAAAGACATTCTTAAGCAGAATCCTGGTTATTGA
- a CDS encoding SusC/RagA family TonB-linked outer membrane protein encodes MKSTLYRLLHTSFLGAVMLLWSLNASAQDRRVTGKVTGADGPVPGANVVLKGTTTGTATDANGEYALNLRGASPVLVISAIGFKTQEVTVGNRTAVDVLLQDDATALSEVVVTGYSTENRRDVTGAVSTVKPAQLKVVPSTNVEQQLQGRVAGLTVITNGQPGTTSQVRVRGFGSFGGNQPLYVVDGVPTQSIQYIAPDDIETTTVLKDAASASVYGARAASGVIVLTTKKGQRRAQKLSISYDGLYGATDPGRGQKILNPQEQADWTWQARKNDLYQLGTAVGPDSFTGIANGQYGTGQTPVLPDYLLVGSRSGLAASAVDLAAEQLKYNINPANGAIYNVIAANKQGTDWYKEITRVAPLMRHTLGFSGGTESSRYYLSLGMQNQAGIITYNNFSRYTFRVNTEFDITKKLRFGENIQLAYVSTTGLQGSTGSTLGNSTNNNSSVAADENDILLAFRQAPIVPVYNVFGGYAGTAAPGFNNARNPVANRIGAKDNLNYNLFAFGNAYLEYDVIPALTLRSSLGGTYFSNYNNSYNRAQYENSENNTNYVYNEGANVGLTWTFTNTAQYKQKFGIHDISVLAGIEALNTGSGRGINGSGLNPFTTDPNYVTIGTTTPGATRNVNSYYGKGNNFYSIFGQARYTYNDKYILTGVVRRDGSSQFGPSNRYGVFPAVSAAWRLSSEDFMKNLSWVSDLKVRGGYGLMGNSNYLSATNQLTLYGTNAANSYDITGANTSVQSGNYRSQIGNPDAKWETSITSNIGIDGAFFNNRLEVVLDFWQKDTKDLLYPLALPGVVGVRANAPYVNVASMRNKGIDLLVTTRGNVTGELGYEVTAVGSILDNKITAIAPSVPFFTANGQRLSTPVIRNEPGHDLSSFYGYKVVGLFESKEQVAAAATQSGAAPGRFRYQDTNGDKVINDDDRVYLGSPIPKFTGSVTLTLKYKGFDLNTQLYASLGNKIFNNSKWYTDFYPSFPGAAVSARVKDSWLPTHTDTNVPIFENTSNFSTNQVANSYYVENGSYGRLQYLTLGYTFPQALLDRIKLSRLRLSASATNLFTITKYTGLDPAVGGSADQNFGIDIGNYPVTRGYNVGLSFGF; translated from the coding sequence ATGAAGTCAACACTTTACAGACTTCTGCATACCTCTTTTTTAGGTGCAGTTATGCTGCTGTGGAGCTTGAATGCTTCCGCTCAGGACCGTCGCGTGACTGGTAAGGTCACCGGCGCAGATGGACCAGTTCCGGGTGCCAACGTTGTTCTAAAAGGAACAACTACAGGTACAGCCACCGATGCCAATGGAGAATATGCCCTGAATCTTCGGGGCGCCAGTCCAGTGCTTGTCATTTCGGCTATTGGATTTAAAACGCAGGAAGTAACCGTTGGCAACCGTACGGCAGTAGACGTACTATTGCAGGATGATGCAACCGCTCTGAGCGAAGTCGTTGTAACGGGGTATTCGACTGAGAATCGCCGGGACGTAACAGGAGCGGTATCGACCGTAAAACCAGCCCAGTTGAAAGTTGTGCCTTCGACCAACGTTGAGCAGCAATTACAGGGTCGGGTTGCTGGTCTGACCGTTATCACGAATGGTCAGCCAGGTACGACCAGCCAGGTTCGGGTTCGGGGCTTCGGTTCATTCGGTGGTAACCAGCCTTTGTACGTCGTTGACGGAGTGCCTACGCAGAGCATTCAGTACATCGCACCTGATGACATCGAAACGACAACGGTTCTGAAAGATGCGGCTTCGGCTTCCGTTTATGGAGCACGGGCTGCCTCGGGCGTTATCGTTCTGACAACGAAAAAAGGACAACGTCGGGCTCAGAAACTGAGCATTAGCTACGACGGTTTGTACGGCGCAACGGACCCAGGTCGTGGCCAGAAGATCCTGAATCCACAGGAGCAGGCTGACTGGACTTGGCAGGCACGCAAGAATGACCTGTATCAACTTGGTACAGCCGTTGGACCTGACAGCTTCACCGGTATCGCCAATGGGCAGTATGGCACGGGACAGACACCTGTTCTTCCGGACTACCTGCTGGTCGGAAGCCGGAGTGGCCTGGCAGCATCGGCAGTGGACTTAGCCGCTGAGCAGCTGAAATACAACATCAACCCTGCAAACGGTGCTATCTACAACGTGATTGCGGCCAACAAACAGGGTACAGACTGGTACAAAGAGATTACGCGCGTTGCACCATTGATGCGTCATACGCTGGGCTTTTCGGGTGGTACGGAATCAAGCCGGTATTACCTCAGCTTGGGAATGCAGAATCAGGCCGGTATTATCACCTACAACAATTTTTCTCGTTACACATTCCGGGTCAATACGGAGTTTGATATCACGAAAAAATTACGGTTTGGCGAAAATATCCAGTTAGCGTATGTATCAACAACGGGACTACAGGGTAGCACGGGTAGCACGCTCGGTAACAGCACGAACAACAACTCCAGCGTTGCCGCTGACGAGAATGACATTCTGCTCGCTTTCCGTCAGGCACCGATCGTTCCGGTCTACAACGTGTTTGGTGGCTATGCGGGAACGGCTGCACCTGGCTTCAACAATGCCCGTAACCCAGTGGCCAACCGGATAGGCGCTAAGGATAACCTTAACTACAACCTGTTCGCTTTCGGTAACGCTTATCTGGAATACGATGTTATTCCTGCGTTGACCCTGCGTAGTAGCTTAGGTGGCACTTACTTCAGCAACTACAACAACTCGTACAACCGGGCTCAGTACGAGAACTCGGAGAACAATACGAACTACGTGTATAACGAAGGGGCGAACGTTGGTTTAACCTGGACCTTCACTAACACGGCGCAGTATAAGCAGAAGTTCGGTATTCACGACATTAGCGTATTGGCGGGTATCGAAGCCCTGAACACAGGTAGCGGTCGGGGTATCAACGGCTCGGGTCTGAACCCATTCACGACCGATCCAAACTACGTGACGATCGGTACGACTACGCCTGGTGCTACCCGTAACGTAAACAGTTACTACGGAAAGGGTAATAATTTCTACTCAATATTCGGCCAGGCTCGGTACACTTACAACGACAAGTATATCCTGACGGGTGTTGTTCGTCGTGATGGTTCTTCGCAATTCGGGCCATCTAACCGGTATGGTGTATTCCCCGCCGTTTCGGCAGCGTGGAGACTTTCGTCGGAGGATTTCATGAAAAACCTCTCGTGGGTATCTGACCTGAAAGTTCGTGGTGGTTACGGGCTAATGGGTAACTCCAACTACCTGAGTGCAACGAACCAGCTTACTTTGTACGGCACCAACGCAGCAAATAGCTACGACATTACGGGAGCCAACACGTCTGTACAGTCCGGAAACTACCGCAGTCAGATTGGTAACCCCGATGCGAAATGGGAAACCAGTATCACATCGAACATCGGTATTGACGGCGCGTTTTTCAACAACCGGTTAGAAGTAGTGCTTGACTTCTGGCAGAAGGATACGAAAGATCTGCTGTATCCATTAGCCCTTCCTGGCGTTGTAGGTGTGCGTGCCAATGCGCCTTACGTAAACGTTGCTAGTATGCGTAATAAAGGGATTGACCTGTTGGTTACGACACGCGGTAACGTTACGGGAGAACTGGGTTACGAGGTTACAGCGGTTGGTAGTATCTTGGACAACAAGATCACGGCCATTGCTCCATCCGTACCGTTCTTCACCGCGAATGGACAGCGTTTGAGCACACCCGTTATTCGGAATGAGCCCGGCCATGACCTTTCGTCCTTCTACGGGTACAAAGTTGTTGGCCTATTCGAAAGCAAAGAGCAAGTAGCCGCTGCGGCTACGCAGAGTGGAGCGGCCCCAGGTCGTTTCCGGTATCAGGACACGAACGGCGATAAAGTTATCAATGATGACGACCGTGTGTATCTGGGCAGCCCGATTCCGAAATTCACCGGTAGTGTCACGCTGACGTTGAAGTACAAAGGATTTGACCTGAACACGCAGCTTTATGCGTCGCTTGGCAACAAAATCTTTAACAACTCGAAATGGTATACCGACTTCTACCCATCCTTCCCAGGAGCGGCTGTTAGTGCTCGGGTGAAAGATTCGTGGTTGCCAACGCATACAGACACGAATGTGCCTATTTTCGAGAACACATCGAACTTCAGCACAAACCAGGTGGCTAACTCGTATTACGTAGAAAACGGTTCGTATGGCCGGTTACAGTACCTGACGCTGGGCTACACGTTCCCGCAAGCTCTGTTGGATCGCATCAAGCTAAGTCGGTTACGGCTTTCGGCATCGGCAACTAACTTGTTCACGATCACGAAGTACACCGGTTTAGATCCTGCCGTTGGTGGATCAGCTGACCAGAACTTTGGGATTGACATCGGTAACTACCCAGTTACGCGTGGCTACAACGTTGGTTTGAGCTTTGGTTTCTAA
- a CDS encoding NFACT RNA binding domain-containing protein, with protein MHTNYYFLRQLAPALEMQLTGLRFVECFSQDRDEVVLVFAQAKGKQNYYKPFYIKATLRPDFSGILFPESVQRARINSVDLFDEVTSLIPDEEAALLEHGTGDTTINHRPGRAVVGVRSFLNERCLAILLDDNYTMLFKFFGNRPNLLAFRENTVIDLFNQKLVTDQQLVLDALDRPIDQSWDAFVRAGFDHRKLFPTFGKVVNEYIQKQNVAGGEQQWALIQDIVRQLENPRYHLIQFHHKPTLSLLPLDDQPTGDEAGQSRYRVFDDPIEAANRFFIAYNGLNTFEREKGDILRLLEKRRKRAEVLIDVNLQRMMDREEGASHEEIGHILMANLHDIPAGPGTKSPETVTLTDFYRDQPITIRLKPDLSPQKNAENYYRKAKNEKLEEDYLTAQIKSREEEMSTIDRQKIDLEAIQTLKALRRYSKLHSLLQDQPGGQGSSEGSSAPIFKEVIVDKFKILIGRNAKNNDLLTQKYAFKDDLWLHARDVSGSHVIIKYQAGKPFPKNVIKRAAELAAWNSKRRTDSLCPVIVTPKKFVRKPKGLAEGQVIVEKESSILVVPRE; from the coding sequence ATGCATACTAATTACTACTTTCTTCGTCAGCTTGCGCCCGCTCTCGAAATGCAGTTGACCGGGCTCCGATTTGTTGAATGTTTCAGCCAGGATCGGGATGAAGTTGTGCTTGTTTTTGCACAGGCGAAGGGAAAACAGAATTATTATAAGCCGTTTTATATCAAAGCAACGCTGCGTCCGGACTTCTCGGGTATACTGTTTCCGGAGTCGGTCCAACGGGCCCGAATAAACAGTGTCGATCTGTTCGATGAAGTAACGAGCCTGATACCAGATGAGGAAGCTGCTCTACTGGAACATGGTACTGGCGACACGACAATCAACCATCGACCCGGCCGGGCTGTGGTGGGTGTGCGATCTTTTCTGAACGAGCGCTGTCTGGCGATTTTGCTCGACGATAACTACACGATGTTGTTCAAGTTTTTCGGTAACCGGCCCAACCTGCTCGCCTTTCGCGAAAATACCGTCATTGACCTGTTCAACCAGAAACTGGTAACCGACCAGCAATTGGTTCTCGATGCGCTCGATCGACCAATCGACCAATCGTGGGATGCGTTCGTCCGAGCAGGGTTCGACCACCGAAAATTATTCCCGACGTTTGGTAAGGTTGTTAATGAGTATATCCAGAAGCAGAACGTAGCTGGGGGAGAGCAGCAGTGGGCCTTGATACAGGACATAGTACGCCAGCTCGAGAATCCGCGCTATCATCTGATTCAATTTCATCATAAGCCAACGCTCAGTTTGCTGCCGTTGGACGATCAGCCGACGGGTGATGAGGCTGGCCAGTCACGTTACCGGGTGTTCGACGATCCAATTGAAGCGGCCAATCGCTTTTTCATCGCTTATAACGGCCTGAATACGTTTGAGCGCGAGAAGGGCGATATTCTCCGGTTATTGGAGAAACGGCGAAAACGGGCTGAAGTCCTGATCGACGTGAACCTTCAGCGGATGATGGATCGGGAAGAAGGAGCCAGCCATGAAGAAATCGGGCATATCCTGATGGCGAATCTACACGATATTCCTGCCGGGCCTGGGACAAAATCGCCCGAAACAGTCACCCTGACAGATTTTTACCGCGATCAACCGATAACGATCAGGCTAAAACCGGATCTAAGTCCGCAGAAAAATGCGGAGAATTATTACCGGAAAGCCAAAAATGAAAAGCTGGAAGAGGATTATCTGACTGCGCAGATTAAGTCTCGCGAGGAGGAAATGTCGACCATCGATCGGCAGAAGATCGATCTGGAGGCTATTCAGACATTAAAAGCACTACGTCGGTACAGCAAGCTGCATAGCCTGTTACAGGACCAGCCGGGAGGTCAGGGATCAAGTGAGGGTAGTTCGGCACCGATCTTTAAGGAAGTAATTGTCGATAAGTTTAAGATACTGATTGGCCGAAATGCAAAAAATAACGATCTGCTGACTCAGAAATACGCCTTTAAAGACGACCTGTGGCTTCACGCCCGCGATGTGTCGGGCTCGCATGTCATCATTAAATACCAGGCGGGTAAGCCATTTCCGAAAAATGTAATCAAGAGGGCCGCCGAGCTGGCTGCCTGGAATTCAAAACGTCGTACAGATAGTTTGTGTCCCGTGATCGTGACGCCTAAAAAGTTTGTACGCAAGCCGAAAGGACTGGCTGAGGGGCAGGTTATCGTCGAGAAAGAAAGCAGTATACTGGTTGTGCCAAGAGAATAA